Proteins encoded in a region of the Sander lucioperca isolate FBNREF2018 chromosome 4, SLUC_FBN_1.2, whole genome shotgun sequence genome:
- the LOC116048441 gene encoding ladderlectin-like — protein MQESTLVSVHSAKEYAFLQQLTINNGDQSAWLGGFYLQDQWLWIDGSWFYNNSWSSEFQDSSNPCLMVNSYEAWSNSPCNAGSYSSICVRNSVSQSMVCPEGWIGFQGRCYYHNSNSLTWHDADAYCAGLEASLVSVHSPEEYFFLYQQTTANGFSAAWLGGFYLADQWMWLDASWFYLGFFTALSPDSTYPCLVTYNTDGWSNYDCDQSLPSFCVRNVVV, from the exons ATGCAAGAGTCCACGTTGGTCTCCGTCCACAGCGCTAAGGAGTACGCTTTCCTCCAACAACTCACTATTAATAATGGAGATCAAAGCGCTTGGCTGGGTGGTTTCTACCTACAG GATCAGTGGTTATGGATCGATGGATCCTGGTTCTACAACAACAGCTGGAGCAGCGAATTCCAGGACAGCAGCAACCCCTGTCTAATGGTCAACTCTTATg AGGCATGGAGCAATTCCCCATGCAACGCTGGCAGCTATTCCTCCATCTGTGTGAGGAACTCCGTTT CACAATCCATGGTGTGTCCTGAAGGCTGGATAGGGTTCCAGGGCCGTTGTTACTACCACAACTCCAATTCTCTGACCTGGCATGATGCTGAT GCTTACTGTGCTGGTCTCGAGGCCAGCCTGGTCTCCGTCCACAGCCCTGAGGAGTATTTCTTCCTCTATCAGCAGACCACTGCTAATGGATTCTCTGCAGCCTGGCTGGGTGGATTCTACCTGGCG GACCAGTGGATGTGGCTCGATGCTTCCTGGTTTTATCTGGGATTTTTTACTGCGCTGTCTCCAGACAGTACCTACCCATGCCTTGTCACATACAACACTG ATGGTTGGAGCAATTACGACTGTGATCAAAGCCTTCCTTCGTTTTGTGTGAGGAATGTGGTTGTGTGA